The Molothrus ater isolate BHLD 08-10-18 breed brown headed cowbird chromosome 10, BPBGC_Mater_1.1, whole genome shotgun sequence sequence TGGTTTCCCTGCTGGATGAGTGTGGTCAGTCTCTCCAGCGGTCTCCAGCTGTCTTCAGCTTTTCATGTTATTTCTCCCTAATTGTTAGTGCAGTGACTTCAATCTTTCATTGGGAAATGTTCTTGCTTTCTGCCTCTTAGAGTACATTAGCTTCTAAAGGGAAAAGCATCCTTTTAAACCTGCCAGAGAGGCAGTAAACAGTGAGACATAACTTTGTACAAGGCATCTGCTGTCAGGATTGATTAAAAACCACAAACTAAACGATTTAAATTTGTTGGATAGCAGGTGATTCAGTGCCCTCTCAGCATGCCAGTGTCGTTGTTGCTCTTTTGTTACAAGATAATTGTGTGTTCAATGCAGTGTGATCCtcaggagccagcccaggccTTGGAGATGTGCCTGTGTTGGCCAGGTTTTCCCCTCCCATGGGTTTATGAAGCATGGAGGGAGAGTAAAACCACAACTCCATAATGGAAAAAGGCTGGATTCCTTAGGAACTCCCCTGAGCTCATCCCCCAAGACCTCATTATCCCCCAAACCCTGTCTGTAGCTCTTCCTTGAAGGCAGCCCAAGGCCAGCATggtgccctgcagctccctgcccgcTGGTGAGCCTGGCCATGTGCCCctgaggtggcagtgctggcgAGGTGCAGGTCTGATCTCCATCCCACATGCAGGAATTTGGAGCTGCTGGCCCATCAGGACTCCCCAGGGTGATTGGtggccctgctcagctgctgctcccaaagccTGTCAGAGCATTTGGGCTGGCTGAGACCCCCATGCAGacccctgcaggggctgggcagcctcAGGAGACAGGAACAGAGGGGAaagggcagctgtggggctgcaggggggcaGAGGTGCttctctgcctgccctgtgtcTCTGCTTGCTTCCTTGGTGGACTCAGACTCTattgggagcagctgccttctAGGAGAGAAGGGAGGTGGCTTAAACTGGAATCTGGTGCCTGCTGGGAAAGTGCTGGTCTGAGCTGAGCAAGAATCTTACAGAGATTTGAGGTAAAAGGCTTCTTAAAACAGTCCCAGACCCTGAAGGGAGGGCTTTGAGCCCTGTTTCCATGGTGGGTGTTTGCCTTGGGCTGCTGTTTGCTGGGCTTTGAGGTGCCTGGCTGGGACATGCATGGGCAATACAGGCACTCTCCTGGTACTGGGTGAAGCTGCAGTTCAGTGTTTGTGTCTGTGAGAAGGGGGAAGAGTCAGTACAGAAGGAACTGCAGTGCCTTCATGACTTTCTTTAACATTTTTCCCAAGGTCTGAGCCTGAGTGCTGGTGTTCTGGATAAAGCTGTAAGCATGTTTGCTCCTGCTGCATGGCAGCAAAGAAAGCAATCATTTGTTTTGGCTCCCTCTTGGGAACTGGTCTTTAAACTTGTATAGCCTCCTAATGTTTATCCCAAATGGCTCTTAGTACTCTTGCTGTTTCAATTTTCCCTGCCTTCTAAAGATCCATCTGAAGACACTTGAGAAAAACAGTGCAAAAGCTCTGACTTGCTCTTTCAATTTAAGCCTCTTACACCATTTGATCCAgcaaatgctgcatttttaaatctctttttttttaatggatttctGGCTTTTTTAACCTTTGCTCTGTTCCCTCCCAGTAAATTCCCACAATAAGAGCAGGGTTTTTCCCAGCTCACTGAATTTAGCATGACCAGATTGAGGATCAGTTTCACCCTTGCTAAATCCAGTCCTTGAAGCCTTCAGGGCCAGCAGAGGCCCTGGCTCTGGATGGCCATTTAGGCTGGATTCAGGGTATTTGGTCAGGAAATAGTTGGGAAAACCAGAGCTCATCTTACCCCAAAAGAATGCAATACAGTGTAAGGTGGTGAGATGCTGAATCCTTGATGAAATTTAGAGTGTGGAGTGTTTCTTGAGAAAGCAAAAGGGGGATAGCCCTGTGTTTGCCAGCCTATGATGCCCTCACATTGCTGGAAAAACAAATTCCTGGGCTGTGTGGTGAGGCTATGAGTATATCCCTTTATTCAAACCCTTCCCAacaatacacacacaaaaaagtgGAAACATTCTCATTGAGAGagctttttattgttttttatttgcagtGTGGTAATTCACTGGAGTGTGGAAAATGATGTTGCAAGTAATTTCAGTTGAAGCTCTTAAAGCTGTTCTGTGCTTGTAATACTGCATTAGCTCTGCCCTGTGTTAGCTGGCTCTCAAGCTTAGTAGCAGGAGTCTCCTTTGAATGTATCTGAGAAACCATCAAATCCTCTTTTAGCTAAAAGTCAAGCAAGCTCCTTGGGGAGCAGCTTGATGGGATTGACACTAATTCCAGCCTTAACACTCTTCTGCATTCAGGTAACCTTGCCCAAAGCTGGGGCGGGGATGGGGGTGTTCATGCCAGGAGCCCACTCCACATGGGAGCCTTCAGCACCACCcaaagctgtgcccagctggtgGGCAAACCGTGGCTTACGGCACACTTGGGGCCTGGAAAAGGACAAACACAGCTGATAGATCTCAAATTCTGCCTGCACCTGGGAGCTGTGTAGAGGGGAGATGGGACAGGATCTTTGTGGTCACCTCAGGacccccaaaaccacacagTCAATGGGTTGCTTTTGTTGTGTGGCCTCACTGGTGCTCACAAGGCTTCTCAGATAAATCCCAAGAGAAGATCCCTGCCCTAAACCAGCCTGCTGTCTGCATTAGAGATAACAATAGGGGataaacataaaaagaaaatcaaatgaTTAAAATCAGTGATATTAATAACCTGAATATATTCAAAGATCTGGGCTGAAAAAAGGGAGACAACAAACAGGGAGTGGAAGTTAAAGGCCCTAATAAGTGGGAGTTACAAAAAATGGAGCCATCTGTTCCAGCTGAAAACAAGAGCACTCTGCTTTTGTGAGaagtattttccttcttctaCTCAAACTTTAAAATGCTGAGTAAAATTTCTACAATTGGTTTAAATGGATTTAGGTGgctaaaaaagggaaatatagAATGTCATATTTAAATGCAAccaatttttctcttctcacttCTAAATTTAAAGGAAGGTTAAGCCATGTTGAGAGTTTTTCATGACATAGCAGGAGTGGTATTTGACTTTGGGCTGAGGTTTCCACAGGAAAGCAAGAGCAGAGGTAGGAGTGAACTCTTGGTTCCATGGAAGTACTGGTATGACCTCAGTGATTTCACAGGAGAAAGGGTCCCCCCTTGCAAAAGGCAATTTTCTGGTAAATACATTACAGCTATAGCGCCAGTGCCCCAGGACACGTCCAGGGTTAAGCcacctcctccttttccacacAGCACCCCCTACTTTAGTAGGTATCTGGGTCAGGGTACAGGAGGAAGCCCATGAAGGTGGAATCATTGAGGTTGTCAGCATAGACCCCATTCTTGTCCCCGTTCCCATACACCTGGAGCCAGACCTCGTCCCCGGAGCTGAGGTGCAGCAGGACGGAGCCGCTGGCTTGGTCCACGTTGTTGTTCTGGAACTGGTCGTAGGTGAAGATGACAGCCTTGTCCTTCCTGTAGAGGCTGACCTTGACGTCTGACAGGTACACAGTGAGGTGGTAGGAGAAGAAGTAGGTGCCGGGCACGTTGCAGAGGAACTTGCCCGTGCTGGGGTCGTAGTGGCCCTGCTCGTTGTAGAAGATCTTGCTGAAGCGGATGGGGACGTTGGGGGCCGGGCTCCGCTCCGTCAGCCCCACGCTGAAGGCAGAGCGCTGCACAAAAGCATCTTTGCCCTTCTGCCCTGGGgttccaggaattccaggagaTCCAGGGGGTCCGGGAAAGCCTCGGCTTCCTACTGGGCCCGGTTCACCTTTGGGACCTGCTGGACCTGTGGGAcagagtggggctgggagctgtgcttgcACTGTGttggaagctgctgctgaaatgcagagggggctgtggtgtgagccctgctcagcacagagctgaggaagggCTCAAGGATCTCAAGAGCCCCCAGAGGCTGTGACAGCAAGTGGAAACCCTGCTCACCCCCCACCCTGgctgtgtgctgagctgctgagagcagcacatcagaaaaaacatcattaactggggaaaaaaaaaccacaccaaactCTTTGACTTGGGTTATGGAATCTGCACCCCAGGAGATAATCAAAAGCCATCTGGATAAAGATCAGGCATGGACCCACCAGACATGAAACCTGTtgggactgggacagggactgggactTGAGCAATGACATACCACCTGCTCCTCACCAACCTTCATCTCCTTTATCTCCCTTGAGTCCATCTCTTCCATCCTTCCCATCCCGGCCGGGGGCACCGTTGTGGCCAGGGTAGCCAGGTGCTCCTCCCATCCAGTTGGCACATGGCATTTTGGGGTCAGGCTGGGGGGTCTCCTGGGCAGCCACCCCTGTGGAGTagggggccagcagcagcaacgAGCACAGCAGGAACCCTGCCAGGCCCCTCATCGCTGGTTCCTGATGTGGACAACTGCTTTGTTAGCTTTAAAGgttaatagagaaaaaaagtgaaCACTCTTCCCACCCTCCCCCAAATAACAGAGAGGCACAGAAGACTAAATTTCAATCAGTCCATCTGAAGGAAAGCAGTTTGTGCTGCTGGTGTGAGCTCCATGAGCCAAGCTGGacccctggggcacagccagagcagagaggagcaaagACCAGCTACCCCCCAAGCCCTCTCAGGCTCTGTGCAAGGCACAGAGGTTTCAGGACCCAGCACGGCAGATGCCAGGGTATCTGTGGCTGATCTCCTTGCAAAGCTCTGCTCAATTAGCTACAAAaagccctggctcctgcctaGGTGAGTGAGCAGCTGATGGGAGGCATGGGGCTGGCAGAGTTGTCTCAAAACCTCCACAGCCTAGAGGCCAGGCAGGGGTGGGTTCCCCTGCACGTACCTAACACAAACAGAAACCACAGCCaggcttcccagcttccctgaGCCACAATCTGAAATTATGATACTGGAGGTTTTTTCCATCTGAATTGTTTTTTGATTATGGGAAGACAAATTGTGCAGTGTTTAGGCACTGTAGGATTGCATTTCTCTTTAATCTGGCTGCTTTGCTGGTCAGAGCAAAACCAGGTCGGTGGTGAcaccctgcagccagcctggctttgtcctatgctcccagcccctggtggGCTTTGAGTCAGGCTTTTAGAAcacaagatattttaaaattaccatTGTTGTGTGATactgctccctgggcagggtTTATACTCTGGAACAGTAAAGGTATCCTGTTAGGAGCATTGTAAGTGGCATAACAGGCAATAAAAAGTGAGCAACAGCATGGCAATTAGAGTCCCTTAGCTCTgtaattttcaagaaaaataatattttggagCAATTTCTTTGCAGGGTTGCTTTTCCTAGGCAAGCTATTCAAatgtcatattttaaataatgtctTATTAGCTCTGGTGTAATTGCTTGAAAGGAAGCTGAAGAAATGTGCTGGTTTTAGCTGGGGCacagttaattttctttgtccatgtgttgtgttttggatttgtggtGAACACAGGGCTGATACCACAGGggtgtttttgttattgctgagcagtgcttgcacagcatcaaggctttttctgctcctcatgCCACCAGTGAGGAGCCTggggtgcacaaggagttgggaggggacacagccaggacaagtgaccccagctgacccGAGGGATATTCCAAACcatggcatcatgctcagctCTAAACCAGGGGTAAGgctggccccaggctgctcctggggggcTGGCCAGTTATCAGTGAGTTGGTGCTGAGCATCTGTCTTCGTTTGCATCActtgtctttctctctttgttattttcctttccattacAATTTcttattgttattattactattttatttcaatCACTACATTGTTCTCATCTCTCCCCATGAGTGTTCTCACTTTTACCAGTGCAATTCTCTCTCCCATTCTGCTGTAGCAGGGGTGAGCGTTGGGTCTCAGTTGCAGGGGTGAGCTGTGGGTCTCAGTTGCAAGCTGGGCTTAAACCACAACAGTAACAAAGAGGTTGCCATGATTTCAGTTATTCTTGCAAAAAAAGTGTTTATACTGAGGATATTGAAGGGGCTTTgagcaaagaaaatcaaaagctTTCTTTAATGGCTTTGGTGGGCAGTGCCTAACACTTAAACTCAAATCCCAAATCCGTGCCCAGccagccaggctccagcagccaccCAGCACTCTGAGATGGCAATGCCCTGCcttgggggcagttttggggctgAGGGTGCTGTGAGGTCCAgtgggcacagcctgagcccctTAGGCAGtgttcctgtgtccctgcacttTGGGGAGACAAACATCCCCTTGCAGCAAGGGATGTGGTGATTGTCCAGGGACCAGCATGGGGCAGTGAAACTGATGTCTATAAATCCTGAAAGTGGCTTGGTTTGCTGAGCAAGGTGTGCACAGTGATCACACCTGGCCATGCCCCAGTGGGACCCTTGTCCCCCCTGCCTGGGTCCCCTCCAGCTCATGCACATACCcttccaaaaccagcacagactGTCTGGGAACACCTAACTGTGTTAAAACATGGTGGTGATCCATAGAAATGTGGCTCAAAATTGTGTttcttgtgctgtgttttggtgaTTTTGTTGGGCTTAGTTCTGCTTTCTGGTGCCCTGCCTAGAACTCAAATATCATCTCAATTTTAGTGGTGTGCCCCACAGCCAGGTCTTCTACTGGTGCAAAATAACCCCTCCTGTAAGGCcaccagcagtgcaggtgtgagGAGCCAAAGCAGGGCTACAGAGCCTTTTCTGAGGGCTGCCTGGCCAGTCTGCTCCAGAGAGCTCAGTCATGCCCTCCTCAGCATCAGAGCACACATCACACACTCAGTGCTCCcctttctcaggagaaaagtgCTGTGATGTGCAAGGAAAGAACATCTATCCCCACAGTTTAACTCAAGCACAGGTGATTTCTGTGCTGGAGAAGCCAAGCAGTTCTCTGGCATAAGTATGTCTTACAAAGGGGAAGATTTAAGCTGTGTCTATCAGATCTGAGCTTAAACTCTGGTTTAGAAGTGACATCCCTTTACTTGGtctttcccatttccttttggttttcCATCTGATGCTTAGCATCAGTTAAACATTAAATAATCTGCTATATTTGAATGTCAGTCATACCTTTTGGACAAGAAATAGATGAACAAGAAATAGAtaagctctgtgctgctggtggctttCAGTGAttgcctggcagctgctgtaTCAAAGGCACATATCTGTTAAATGAAGCTTATTCATTTATCAGCAGAAACCACAGTAGCATCTGTGAGAATAATGCCATTCCTAAGGGCTACATCATGATTCACAATTTAAATTTCAGATTGCACTATATCAAAAATTATATACTCTAAGCCCCCACATCTTTCTGCACAAAACAGACTGAGAAGTCCATCTGTTTTCCCACTGGAGAATTTCCCTCAAAGGGTATCAACCAGGGCTTTGGCTTATGtcaaaggtttttctttttgtaattcTCATAGTGTAGTTTTTGCTGATGTTCCAGAGGGCTCACACCGTAAATGTGGGTGGTGCAGGTTTCTGGTGAGGAACTGGTGCCACTCAGGGAGATTTGGACAAACCCAGTCTTCCCTGGAGTCTTTGAGGAAAGAGGTGAATTGAAAGGTGCCAGTGCAATATTTACTGTTACAGCCATGCAGTTTCTCACTGTTCTTCCTAAATACTTTTTGATTTAGGAGTTCTGTTCTCTAAATAGTGTTTCCAAAAAGGGGAGTATGAATCTAATGGGGATCAGCTATTCTTGGTTTAAAATACTGTCTGGCTATTACGAGAATAACTCTGAGAAAGAAAACTTCTTGCAAACAGAAAAGTCTGTCCGATTCAGCCCAAAAGAAGAGAAACTCCTGAACTTAgtaaggagggaggaaaaaaaaaatcatgcttaCCAGCTGCTTTGAGTCCTGGTTGGCTTGCTGCAGTCTGTTTAGAGAGTGAAGTCTGGCTATTGCAtcctgagggcacagggagctgtcaGCTCAGACACTGCAGCTCCCTTTGCTATTGCGCATGCTGACCTAAAACTTGGGTTTTCCCATTAATTTTTCCTGGACATAACTTAAGTTTTGGAACAGATATTTAATCCACTGGGATAGCTTGGGAAGATGGCCTTACAGGGAAAAGATGGCTTTGGGAATTGGACAGGAACTGGAAGAGCAGTGGTTTGCTGGAGAGCCTGTGGGAGAGcctgctcagccagggctgtgcctgctgctctctgcaaatTGGGAAATGCTTTAGTGGCTGCTGGAGAAAGTGTGTCCAGCTCACAGCAATGCACACTCGTGGGGCTTTCAGTGTGCTAGGAAATGAATTATTGTGGAATAAGTTTGGGCTTCTCCTTTTAACTGCAAGAACCATTCCTAgaggctggaggctgctgccacACCAAAGAAGGGCAAAGCTGCCCCAGGGggagggcagcactgggggaaaGTTCCTTTTTAAGGCACCTAAGCTTGTGCCAGCACTATTGTAAATGACTGGAGTAATTCCAGCCCTAGGATGGCTTTCCACCTATCGAGCTTTTTGGCTTTAGGTCAAAACCAAATCTCTTTCTCCCTGTAtctttctccttcccaaagcagAGGTGGAACCTTAGCTAGCAGAGGCgttcctctgcagctgctctggggagttCAAAGTTAGCTAGGTGGAACCTTGGCAAAACTGAGTTCCCAAAATCATACCAGGAAAAAATTGTGTGGTGTTGCAACTGGGCATGGGGAGCTGATGTGCTTGTGAGAGGGGAAACTCATCTGAGTGAATGCCAGTACTGGCATGGCAGCATTCTGAATTGCTGAGTTGTTTTCAAGACCTGGCTATTGGGAGGGActaaaaagatggaaaaatgagCACATAAATAACTTTTTATATGTAGAGCTGGAAGTCAGCAAGAATGAATATTTAAGCCTGAGGAGAAGGTGCTGAAAGGAGGAGGCACAGGACAACTGTCTGCCTTGTTCTGGTCAAGCCCTTGGTCCAGCATTTGAAGAATATTTGTAGTTTTTGTTGGATTATGGGTTTTGCATGCAATGTTGAGACTTAACCTCTCATGCAACCCCAGTAAAATACCATAGTAGTCTAGTTGGATATGTTTTGTTATAAATGTGATTATCTAGGGCCATGTGCATTTGTGTGCATGCAAGGTCAATATTTCTGTCAAAGTCTCCTGAGCAATGAATGGAGGAGCAGGACCTTGGAACTGAAACTGGACCTGCTTCTGCTGTGGAGTGAGAGGTTttcagctgcccctgccccaggtAGGAGCAAGACAAGGCTCCTTCCCCTGTCAGCTTTTGGCTGGAACCCCAAAATTCATGACTGGGATATTTGTTaggctgccaggagctgaggatTGGACCTGAGGTGTTTTACAGGTAGTGGTGCAATTACCTCATGGTCTTTCAATTCAGTTGTCAGGGAAGTACCACAGTGATAAATTTTTCAGTGATCCATCAA is a genomic window containing:
- the ADIPOQ gene encoding adiponectin, whose product is MRGLAGFLLCSLLLLAPYSTGVAAQETPQPDPKMPCANWMGGAPGYPGHNGAPGRDGKDGRDGLKGDKGDEGPAGPKGEPGPVGSRGFPGPPGSPGIPGTPGQKGKDAFVQRSAFSVGLTERSPAPNVPIRFSKIFYNEQGHYDPSTGKFLCNVPGTYFFSYHLTVYLSDVKVSLYRKDKAVIFTYDQFQNNNVDQASGSVLLHLSSGDEVWLQVYGNGDKNGVYADNLNDSTFMGFLLYPDPDTY